The following proteins come from a genomic window of Astatotilapia calliptera chromosome 11, fAstCal1.2, whole genome shotgun sequence:
- the LOC113032244 gene encoding uncharacterized protein LOC113032244 isoform X2 — protein sequence MAGWDKKLLWSFMFLLAGAVAQTVVYPFTSTCAVRGSTVTLPCTFTPRKSFSDGQREVPLKIVRVRWCKNHVLCQGSMPSVYDSNSANIDPRYQYLGDKKTNCTLQIRDVQQGDNASFRFRMEADRPEGHFTNQTGVNVTVVDSSKMRIISSSDDKKLSRGENVTLLCASVCTFHQLEVTWFKDGHALSDTGPSLHLSPLTAEDSGNYTCALKKSMETLSEPYSLQVEAGAGGNLPPIPGVVFVVLLVVIALVLFIVERRLRAAEGQRAAEAS from the exons ATGGCAGGTTGGGACAAAAAGCTTCTGTGGAGCTTCATGTTCCTGCTGGCAG GTGCTGTGGCTCAAACTGTGGTCTATCCTTTCACGTCTACCTGTGCTGTCAGAGGGTCCACTGTCACCCTCCCCTGCACCTTCACACCTCGGAAGTCTTTCAGTGATGGTCAGAGAGAAGTTCCTCTAAAGATCGTCAGAGTCCGCTGGTGTAAGAACCATGTACTCTGTCAGGGCAGCATGCCATCTGTGTATGACAGTAACTCAGCAAACATCGATCCTCGTTATCAATATCTGGGAGACAAGAAGACAAACTGCACTTTACAGATCAGAGATGTTCAGCAGGGAGACAACGCAAGCTTTCGCTTCAGGATGGAAGCTGATCGTCCTGAAGGACATTTTACTAACCAGACAGGAGTGAATGTCACGGTTGTTG ATTCGTCTAAAATGAGAATAATCAGCTCCAGTGATGATAAAAAGTTGAGCAGAGGTGAAAACGTCACACTGCTCTGTGCTTCAGTCTGCACTTTCCACCAACTGGAGGTTACCTGGTTCAAAGATGGCCACGCCCTCTCAGACACTGGCCCCTCCCTCCATCTCAGCCCTCTGACTGcagaggattctgggaactACACCTGTGCTCTGAAGAAGAGCATGGAGACTCTCTCTGAGCCGTACAGCCTGCAGGTGGAGGCTGGAG ctgGTGGAAACCTTCCTCCGATACCTGGTGTGGTGTTTGTTGTCCTGCTGGTTGTGATCGCGCTCGTGCTCTTCATCGTCGAAAG GAGGCTGAGAGCAGCAGAGGGTCAGAGAGCTGCTGAAG CTTCCTGA
- the LOC113032244 gene encoding uncharacterized protein LOC113032244 isoform X1: protein MAGWDKKLLWSFMFLLAGAVAQTVVYPFTSTCAVRGSTVTLPCTFTPRKSFSDGQREVPLKIVRVRWCKNHVLCQGSMPSVYDSNSANIDPRYQYLGDKKTNCTLQIRDVQQGDNASFRFRMEADRPEGHFTNQTGVNVTVVDSSKMRIISSSDDKKLSRGENVTLLCASVCTFHQLEVTWFKDGHALSDTGPSLHLSPLTAEDSGNYTCALKKSMETLSEPYSLQVEAGAGGNLPPIPGVVFVVLLVVIALVLFIVERRLRAAEGQRAAEGELLMGGTV, encoded by the exons ATGGCAGGTTGGGACAAAAAGCTTCTGTGGAGCTTCATGTTCCTGCTGGCAG GTGCTGTGGCTCAAACTGTGGTCTATCCTTTCACGTCTACCTGTGCTGTCAGAGGGTCCACTGTCACCCTCCCCTGCACCTTCACACCTCGGAAGTCTTTCAGTGATGGTCAGAGAGAAGTTCCTCTAAAGATCGTCAGAGTCCGCTGGTGTAAGAACCATGTACTCTGTCAGGGCAGCATGCCATCTGTGTATGACAGTAACTCAGCAAACATCGATCCTCGTTATCAATATCTGGGAGACAAGAAGACAAACTGCACTTTACAGATCAGAGATGTTCAGCAGGGAGACAACGCAAGCTTTCGCTTCAGGATGGAAGCTGATCGTCCTGAAGGACATTTTACTAACCAGACAGGAGTGAATGTCACGGTTGTTG ATTCGTCTAAAATGAGAATAATCAGCTCCAGTGATGATAAAAAGTTGAGCAGAGGTGAAAACGTCACACTGCTCTGTGCTTCAGTCTGCACTTTCCACCAACTGGAGGTTACCTGGTTCAAAGATGGCCACGCCCTCTCAGACACTGGCCCCTCCCTCCATCTCAGCCCTCTGACTGcagaggattctgggaactACACCTGTGCTCTGAAGAAGAGCATGGAGACTCTCTCTGAGCCGTACAGCCTGCAGGTGGAGGCTGGAG ctgGTGGAAACCTTCCTCCGATACCTGGTGTGGTGTTTGTTGTCCTGCTGGTTGTGATCGCGCTCGTGCTCTTCATCGTCGAAAG GAGGCTGAGAGCAGCAGAGGGTCAGAGAGCTGCTGAAGGTGAGTTACTGATGGGAGGAACTGTTTAA